A stretch of the Bacteroidota bacterium genome encodes the following:
- a CDS encoding DUF4421 family protein has protein sequence MPPLIYKGISCGYTYTLVIGKYWYVNIATVPGISFQGFYSTNAYDQSPYQNGSVGLTLQSRFSIGFNKRLNYLGLCYAANNYLINNDSRSSLNYKFSSIRIYYGHRFDVRNFLKKRL, from the coding sequence ATGCCTCCTCTTATCTATAAGGGTATCTCTTGTGGATATACCTATACGCTTGTTATTGGTAAATATTGGTACGTTAACATTGCAACGGTTCCGGGCATTTCATTTCAGGGTTTTTATTCTACGAATGCTTACGATCAAAGTCCTTATCAGAACGGATCAGTTGGATTAACTTTGCAATCGAGATTTTCAATCGGATTTAATAAAAGATTAAATTATTTGGGTTTGTGTTATGCCGCAAATAATTATTTGATAAATAATGATTCCAGATCTTCTTTGAATTATAAATTCAGTTCTATAAGAATCTACTATGGTCACCGATTTGATGTTAGAAATTTTCTAAAGAAAAGACTCTAA
- a CDS encoding T9SS type A sorting domain-containing protein: MKKLYSLILTTAFAFAGFTSIAATVPVGVGTDGVGLANQFFPTAVSANVGDVIQFINAGGSHNVTSTSVPAGAAAMSSGTLSTPGQMYNYTVTVAGTYLYTCTFHAGMNGTVNATVGIATQAIDLLTTVYPNPFKDKVTFKYNGIEAIELFNIVGDKVKSFELPANGTATEIDLSDLTAGVYFIRTYREGVAVETKKIVKAK; the protein is encoded by the coding sequence ATGAAAAAACTTTACTCTTTAATTCTTACTACTGCCTTTGCTTTTGCCGGTTTTACTTCTATTGCAGCAACAGTTCCTGTTGGTGTTGGTACCGATGGTGTTGGCTTGGCAAATCAGTTCTTCCCAACTGCAGTTAGTGCTAACGTTGGTGATGTGATTCAATTTATTAATGCAGGTGGTTCACACAATGTGACAAGTACTTCTGTTCCTGCTGGAGCAGCAGCTATGAGTTCTGGTACATTAAGTACTCCTGGACAAATGTATAATTATACTGTTACCGTTGCAGGAACGTATCTTTATACTTGTACTTTTCATGCTGGTATGAATGGGACAGTAAATGCTACTGTTGGCATTGCAACGCAAGCAATTGATTTATTAACAACAGTTTATCCTAACCCTTTCAAAGACAAAGTTACTTTTAAGTACAATGGTATTGAAGCAATTGAATTGTTCAACATAGTTGGTGATAAAGTAAAATCTTTTGAATTACCTGCAAATGGAACTGCTACAGAAATAGATCTTTCTGATTTAACAGCTGGTGTTTATTTCATCCGCACATACAGAGAAGGTGTTGCTGTTGAAACAAAGAAAATTGTAAAAGCAAAATAA
- the recO gene encoding DNA repair protein RecO, protein MLHKTSGIVLQTIRYTDTSLIAKIYTEQFGLQSYMISGVRSKKSKTKATLFQPMTIVELEVSNSQKSSLNRISEIAILYPYSEIPYNIIKSAIAMFLNEVLFRSLKEEHADEDLFSFIKNSLLILDLKTESCSNFHLCFLVQISKFFGFFPQGLYSEINCFFDLGEGKFVSRVPSHNNYLNASEAKLLHQLMASNFETVHEIKMDGVQRKMMLNFLVTYFRFHIPSFGEMKSMAVLEQVVG, encoded by the coding sequence ATGCTTCATAAAACAAGTGGTATAGTCCTTCAAACAATTCGATATACCGATACGAGTCTCATCGCAAAAATTTACACCGAACAGTTTGGGTTACAGTCCTACATGATTTCAGGTGTTAGAAGCAAAAAGTCAAAAACAAAAGCGACCTTATTTCAACCCATGACAATTGTTGAATTGGAAGTTTCTAATTCACAAAAATCCAGCTTAAATAGAATATCGGAGATTGCCATTCTGTATCCATATTCTGAAATCCCTTACAACATTATTAAAAGTGCTATCGCAATGTTTTTGAACGAGGTCTTGTTTCGGTCTTTAAAAGAAGAACATGCCGATGAAGATTTGTTTTCGTTTATAAAAAATTCGTTGTTGATTTTAGATTTAAAAACAGAAAGTTGCTCCAATTTTCACCTTTGTTTTTTAGTGCAAATCAGCAAATTTTTTGGTTTCTTCCCACAAGGACTGTATTCTGAAATCAATTGTTTTTTTGATTTAGGAGAAGGGAAGTTTGTCTCCCGTGTGCCAAGTCATAATAACTATTTAAATGCATCAGAAGCAAAATTACTACATCAGTTGATGGCTTCCAATTTCGAAACTGTTCATGAAATCAAGATGGATGGAGTTCAGCGTAAAATGATGCTGAATTTTCTGGTTACATACTTTCGTTTTCATATTCCATCCTTCGGTGAAATGAAGTCAATGGCTGTCCTTGAGCAGGTAGTGGGATGA
- a CDS encoding DUF4421 family protein: protein MKVYLFISFIFLSISSFANGGNYKGDTTHIFNKIDTTYIEDYHDMFTLRTIAVTRYNNFTLTDNVSGAKMEYGINDNLNMGLGLSIKSIGIEYQQKIYGNSFQFALATGGNTRRFIYDVYFRYTKGFRTKNRFVIGNDSLTGKPVWEYIYRPDIANYNAGFNFLYVFNNKQFSSAAPYSFTQRQKKSAGSLLLGTYALLYGLTADTVLFQDSLRKSFQPELQFNNASSYL, encoded by the coding sequence ATGAAGGTATATCTTTTTATATCATTTATTTTTCTTTCGATTTCTTCTTTTGCAAATGGAGGAAATTACAAAGGCGATACGACTCATATTTTCAATAAAATTGATACTACCTATATTGAAGATTATCACGACATGTTTACTCTCCGAACAATTGCCGTGACCAGATACAATAATTTTACATTAACAGATAATGTTTCTGGTGCCAAAATGGAATATGGCATAAATGATAATTTGAACATGGGTTTGGGTTTAAGTATTAAATCTATAGGCATAGAATACCAACAAAAAATTTATGGTAATTCCTTTCAATTTGCATTAGCTACCGGAGGAAATACCAGACGATTTATATATGACGTTTATTTTCGTTATACAAAAGGATTTCGAACGAAAAACCGATTCGTAATTGGAAATGATTCATTGACTGGAAAACCTGTATGGGAATATATTTACCGACCAGATATTGCAAACTATAATGCTGGTTTTAATTTCTTATATGTTTTTAATAATAAACAATTCTCAAGCGCTGCTCCCTATAGCTTTACGCAGCGTCAAAAAAAGAGTGCAGGTTCATTATTATTAGGTACATATGCATTGTTGTACGGGCTTACTGCTGATACTGTGCTGTTTCAAGACTCATTGAGGAAATCATTTCAACCTGAATTGCAATTTAACAATGCCTCCTCTTATCTATAA
- a CDS encoding sterol desaturase family protein — MNEFREALLIAITTPIYAIVIGAEILFSYYHHKNYYSVKGTLSNVYLTILNLSLDILVRGVCLFVLNFFFQYKFIEFQNPFVYWGILLITQDFMFYWLHRIDHYCRVFWAVHVTHHSSEEYNLTVGFRSSVFQPLYRFIYFIPLALFGFKGIDIMFIYSATQIYGILIHTQTVDKLGFLEYFMSTPSHHRVHHASNVLYLDKNMGMVFIIWDKLFGTFKAEDKNEKVVFGLTENIKTYHPIKMVFHEWINIINDLKKPSNIKAKFMYLFGPPGWSHDGSKKTSRQLRNELLNKNTSS, encoded by the coding sequence ATGAATGAATTCAGAGAAGCCCTTCTTATTGCAATAACAACACCCATCTATGCGATAGTGATTGGTGCCGAGATTTTATTCAGCTATTACCATCACAAAAATTACTACTCGGTTAAAGGCACCTTATCAAACGTATATTTAACCATTTTAAACTTAAGCTTGGATATCTTAGTAAGAGGCGTGTGCTTGTTTGTACTCAACTTTTTCTTCCAATATAAATTTATTGAATTTCAAAATCCTTTTGTTTATTGGGGTATTTTACTGATTACACAAGATTTTATGTTTTATTGGCTTCATCGAATCGACCACTACTGCCGGGTATTTTGGGCCGTTCATGTAACACATCATTCGTCAGAAGAATATAATTTAACAGTCGGATTCCGTTCTTCTGTGTTTCAACCGTTGTATCGATTTATATATTTTATTCCACTTGCACTATTCGGTTTTAAAGGCATTGACATCATGTTTATTTATTCTGCCACCCAAATTTATGGCATTCTCATCCATACACAAACCGTTGACAAATTGGGTTTTCTAGAATATTTTATGTCTACCCCTTCTCACCATCGAGTGCATCATGCAAGCAATGTACTCTATCTGGATAAAAACATGGGAATGGTATTCATCATTTGGGACAAATTATTTGGCACATTCAAAGCAGAAGACAAAAATGAAAAAGTAGTTTTCGGGTTAACAGAAAACATTAAAACCTATCATCCTATTAAAATGGTTTTTCATGAATGGATAAACATTATCAATGATTTAAAAAAGCCATCCAATATTAAAGCAAAGTTTATGTATCTCTTCGGACCTCCGGGATGGAGTCATGATGGAAGTAAAAAAACATCTCGTCAGCTCCGAAACGAACTATTAAATAAAAACACGAGCTCATAA
- a CDS encoding TonB family protein: MKKSLLLFFLFFCSFAVVAQTDKQNIKVVTNSEPSFPKGDNALYSYVYMNLKYSEQSKSKYIVGEVTLSFDVKVDSTVTNATIISGVGYGVDEEVKKLIETLKFSPGVQNGTPIKMNTMYTFPVKAH; this comes from the coding sequence ATGAAAAAAAGTCTACTCCTGTTTTTTTTATTTTTTTGTTCGTTTGCTGTGGTCGCTCAAACGGATAAACAAAACATTAAAGTTGTTACCAATTCAGAGCCGTCATTTCCCAAAGGGGATAATGCCCTGTACTCCTATGTTTATATGAATTTAAAGTACTCCGAACAATCCAAAAGTAAATACATTGTTGGGGAAGTGACGTTAAGCTTTGATGTAAAAGTGGATAGTACGGTTACAAATGCTACAATCATTAGTGGCGTTGGATATGGGGTAGATGAAGAAGTGAAAAAGTTAATCGAGACTTTGAAATTTAGCCCCGGTGTGCAAAATGGAACACCTATAAAAATGAATACGATGTATACTTTTCCTGTTAAAGCACATTAA
- the pbpC gene encoding penicillin-binding protein 1C gives MPSILFFLKSRKGILTIIFSLLFIWYCFCLPSPLFKNQTSTVLEDRDGELLAAKIAADGQWRFPLTEQLPQKFIDCIIQFEDRGYYSHWGVSPTAIIRATKQNLESKKTISGGSTITMQVIRMSRKGQQRTFFEKFIEIILATRLEFSYSKKEILTLYASNAPFGSNVVGIDAASWRYFGREPTKLSWAEAATLAVLPNAPSLIYPGKNQERLLKKRNRLLDRLYVAKKIDKETCELSKKEPLPGKPHAIPQIAPHLLQRAVKEDFSGKRIRSTIDGHLQERANTIIENHHKILKGNEIHNACAIVLDVETGNVIAYVGNTSNTGKPEYEGDVDIISAPRSTGSILKPFLFASMLNDGELLSTTLVPDIPTQIAGYAPQNYNQTFDGAVPAKRALARSLNIPAVRMLQNYGIEKFNYNLKRLGMTTLTKSPDHYGLSVILGGAEGKLWDIVGMYASMARTLNHYTKHNGKYDKNDFHAPYYISREEKNAILENTSILDAASIYLTFEAMVEVSRPDEEAGWKQYTSSSKVAWKTGTSFGFRDGWAIGITPKYVVGVWVGNADGEGRPGLVGLQTAAPIMFDIFSVLKTSKWFSPPFDEMEKIKLCKQSGSRATEICAPTEIVWIQKNGLRTEPCKYHRLIHLDASESYRVNSNCEDVNKMKHVSWFVLPPAMEWYYKSKNATYKELPPLRADCETTGLNGMEIIYPKQFSKIYVPVEIDGTMGKTIFQVAHRKGNTLIYWHLDGVFLGTTQSNHQMGLAPEEGIHTLTLVDEEGESIIQQFEIVSKKK, from the coding sequence ATTCCATCCATATTATTTTTTTTAAAAAGCAGAAAAGGAATACTTACAATCATTTTCTCTCTTTTATTTATATGGTATTGTTTCTGCTTGCCTTCCCCCCTATTCAAAAACCAAACGAGTACGGTACTTGAAGACCGTGACGGAGAATTACTTGCTGCTAAAATTGCAGCAGACGGCCAGTGGCGCTTTCCATTAACAGAACAATTACCACAAAAATTTATCGATTGTATTATCCAGTTTGAAGATCGAGGTTATTATTCACATTGGGGAGTAAGCCCAACTGCCATTATCCGAGCAACGAAGCAAAACCTTGAATCAAAAAAAACAATCAGTGGTGGAAGTACCATCACCATGCAAGTAATTCGTATGTCCAGAAAGGGGCAACAGCGAACATTCTTCGAAAAATTCATCGAAATTATTTTAGCAACTCGCTTAGAGTTTAGTTATTCAAAAAAAGAAATTCTTACATTATATGCTTCTAACGCACCCTTTGGTAGCAATGTTGTAGGAATAGATGCCGCCTCGTGGAGGTATTTTGGAAGAGAACCAACCAAACTCTCATGGGCAGAAGCCGCAACATTAGCTGTATTGCCAAATGCTCCCAGTTTAATTTATCCAGGAAAAAATCAAGAACGATTATTAAAAAAGCGAAACCGTTTATTGGATCGTTTATATGTTGCAAAAAAAATAGATAAGGAAACCTGTGAGTTAAGCAAAAAAGAGCCTTTACCAGGCAAACCACACGCTATTCCGCAAATTGCTCCACACCTTTTGCAAAGAGCGGTGAAAGAAGATTTTTCGGGAAAAAGAATTCGTTCAACCATTGATGGACATTTACAAGAGCGCGCAAACACTATTATTGAGAATCATCATAAAATTTTAAAAGGAAATGAAATTCACAATGCCTGTGCCATTGTTTTGGATGTAGAAACCGGAAATGTAATTGCTTATGTAGGAAATACAAGCAATACAGGAAAACCGGAATATGAAGGCGATGTAGATATAATCAGTGCTCCACGAAGCACAGGCAGTATCTTGAAGCCATTTTTGTTTGCAAGCATGTTGAACGATGGGGAATTACTAAGCACAACATTGGTCCCTGATATTCCCACACAAATTGCCGGATATGCACCACAAAACTACAACCAGACGTTTGATGGAGCTGTACCAGCAAAGCGAGCTTTGGCGAGAAGTTTAAATATCCCTGCCGTGAGAATGTTACAAAACTATGGCATTGAAAAATTCAACTATAATTTAAAACGGTTGGGTATGACCACCCTCACAAAATCACCTGACCACTATGGATTATCAGTCATTTTAGGAGGAGCTGAAGGTAAATTATGGGACATTGTAGGCATGTATGCCAGCATGGCCAGAACATTAAATCATTATACAAAACACAATGGTAAATATGATAAAAATGATTTTCATGCACCTTACTACATTTCACGAGAAGAAAAAAATGCAATTCTTGAAAATACGTCTATTCTTGATGCTGCCTCTATCTATCTTACCTTCGAGGCGATGGTAGAGGTATCCAGACCAGATGAAGAAGCAGGATGGAAACAGTATACTTCATCGTCAAAAGTTGCATGGAAAACAGGAACCAGCTTCGGATTTAGAGATGGTTGGGCCATCGGAATAACCCCAAAATATGTTGTCGGTGTTTGGGTTGGAAATGCCGATGGAGAAGGTCGACCGGGACTTGTTGGATTACAAACAGCAGCCCCTATTATGTTTGATATTTTTAGTGTTTTAAAAACTTCAAAATGGTTCTCCCCTCCTTTTGATGAAATGGAAAAAATAAAACTATGTAAACAAAGTGGTTCTAGAGCAACAGAAATTTGCGCACCAACAGAAATCGTTTGGATACAGAAAAATGGATTACGCACAGAGCCTTGTAAATATCATCGACTCATTCACTTAGATGCAAGTGAAAGCTATCGTGTAAACAGCAATTGCGAGGATGTAAATAAGATGAAACATGTTAGTTGGTTCGTACTGCCTCCCGCAATGGAATGGTACTATAAATCGAAAAATGCTACCTACAAAGAATTACCACCATTACGAGCAGATTGCGAAACCACAGGTTTAAATGGAATGGAAATAATCTATCCAAAGCAATTCAGTAAAATATATGTACCGGTAGAAATTGATGGGACAATGGGTAAAACAATTTTTCAAGTCGCTCATAGAAAAGGAAACACATTAATCTATTGGCATCTGGATGGGGTGTTTTTGGGAACCACACAAAGCAATCATCAAATGGGATTGGCTCCTGAGGAAGGAATACACACACTTACATTGGTAGATGAAGAAGGAGAATCAATTATCCAACAATTCGAAATCGTGAGTAAGAAAAAATGA